The following coding sequences lie in one Deferrivibrio essentukiensis genomic window:
- a CDS encoding PhnD/SsuA/transferrin family substrate-binding protein yields MLNSFFYAHILKMSSFSICLRQFSLNKVKKNIFFYFFLYLIIFSLVACNGNEDFKEIDLSKTQKISISDKNLKNVDNNTIYVGFDLRWEPTEDVAFYMPLIKYLEAKTGFNYKIKVPRNYPDNIHMLGKGSIDISLMGTVSCLLSGSKYGSYPIVFGLNGQSQPYYKGAIIKKAGNKTINSLKDIKHKKFVFGNKYSTQGYLIPRKMLEDAGIYLKDLEYEFSDSHKDVVNKVVNGFADAGAIQDKLAFKMAEEGILDIVKLSKPFPSSTVCVSPYLSSAKKNIIKAALLEFNPKNGFKSDLWKFTEMENGFTDAENVRFGDLMSLINKYYNLK; encoded by the coding sequence ATGCTGAACTCATTTTTTTATGCTCATATTTTAAAAATGTCTAGTTTTTCTATCTGTTTAAGGCAATTTAGTTTAAATAAAGTCAAAAAAAATATCTTTTTTTATTTTTTTTTATATTTAATTATTTTTTCTCTTGTCGCATGTAATGGTAATGAAGATTTCAAAGAAATAGATCTTTCAAAAACCCAAAAAATTTCCATCAGTGATAAAAATCTTAAAAATGTTGATAATAATACAATATACGTTGGATTTGATCTGAGATGGGAACCTACAGAAGATGTAGCATTTTATATGCCCCTTATAAAATATCTGGAGGCAAAAACAGGGTTTAACTATAAAATAAAAGTACCTAGAAACTATCCAGATAATATACACATGTTAGGTAAAGGTAGCATTGATATATCTTTAATGGGGACAGTGAGTTGTTTACTATCTGGCAGTAAATATGGCTCATACCCAATCGTTTTCGGACTAAATGGTCAAAGTCAACCTTATTATAAAGGAGCCATAATCAAAAAGGCTGGTAACAAAACTATAAATAGCTTAAAAGATATTAAACACAAAAAATTTGTTTTTGGTAATAAATATTCAACTCAAGGTTACCTTATCCCAAGAAAAATGCTTGAAGATGCAGGAATATACCTAAAAGATTTGGAATATGAATTTTCAGACTCTCATAAAGATGTGGTAAACAAAGTTGTAAATGGGTTTGCAGATGCAGGTGCAATTCAGGATAAGTTAGCTTTTAAGATGGCAGAAGAGGGGATTTTAGATATAGTAAAACTATCAAAACCTTTTCCATCAAGTACGGTTTGTGTATCCCCATATTTATCATCAGCTAAAAAAAATATAATAAAAGCTGCTCTTTTGGAATTTAATCCCAAAAATGGCTTTAAAAGTGATTTATGGAAATTTACGGAAATGGAAAATGGATTTACAGATG